Proteins encoded by one window of Aphis gossypii isolate Hap1 chromosome X, ASM2018417v2, whole genome shotgun sequence:
- the LOC114119678 gene encoding dedicator of cytokinesis protein 9, whose amino-acid sequence MGERKFTKGLGRPGMAAQLRETVSQVVRDSSNNQKCFQVDPLDFEDYITKNQTVFQNDPQRELLLYPSDDVSQVVLPRRYRTMDPSIPSNADTTDCSLLTKRCIESYLSNWNVIHYKYSAYSGSYIQFPSEVFKNDDFKEEIYEIDTDLDGLDKDWKTIKNDSALFKQGYLYKGPDGGGGASERMFANLAGSKSFKRRYCILKQQVDGTYILEVYKDDKKGDTKATIVMDLCDKVIRNSKKGRFCFELRMADTDKSYCLASDTEPELMDWMTKLQLALQHNSDKREDKVPENNKEITPSDKNMPIIPPNDSFGTLKGLEHSVNPQLMRYARETDSLNAHVRQENRRRIFAVYPFVQQPSSYIRQDVLNQPADTISEPYKEKFGQRVLIECQALSFRLQINNDENNGSANQVEPYFTTMALFDVRSGKKISEDFHFDINHDSMTNLLNHDNQIDGHKFIEISKNCKVTKNWLFKQKQAIMCISKPHSDIFLVLRIDKVLQGSIVRVSEPYIKATTNNKDNGLKVFKAVKNICQRLGNYRMPFAWCARPLFRLYSCELDTSSDYMTLYRQELSKLGDDDMIKILMEYRKPEKMNKCVIIPGHVQIKIQQLTSLPENVLTTCWTAVKPFPTPPSRDHPIIEIAELYPEAHPQTTYINHIYVYPLSLAFDTQKHIPRARNITCMVQLFDSDNIDSKPIKCIYGTHGQLLSSMCTNVLYHSTNPIWYDEIKIRLPVHITPKHHLLFTFKHISVDGSRKKQSNISVETIVGYSWLPLIFKSKINVDTKCLPVSVGLPAGYLSVQPFGLGKGYCGPEVCWIDGQKPLFSFKCHLLSSIYSSDNHMQNLFAHAERLEHSKITTIIPPETETCKILKASHAIDLISVINFLPTLFNQLFNLLAFTSCANIASNIIRLLVHIVDSIQESGRCDILNIYIKYVFTTPATNTPNNTVHDQLLAHLPSLLNPDNTDFLLINKFLVNSNFFFQIVIKSMGQYLLTSNRIKMRRNERFSSEYQSRVHHMLIEVLLPYITLKHKEMPSQVAKLNMATGHFLKKCLTFMDRGFVFRLINVYINTMSTCDSTFVRSAKLLFMKIVISHEHYVSFNLPVQNGQTPQGWSPHSQYYMSDEYCRHHFLTAILLREVSNSFCLPYEYRHSAIACFRDLLAKHELDDRYQSKGQMARIASLYLPWLGVVIENIGRLDYRKRIVNQIKRPIHLSSPRPKNLPNDIGPRMSLNLRDSTYFAAIASHLTPSKKLINLDHQQHEKLIKTDSNLSINSCASNLSSPDRTNSLSIFSQETAIRKNSYVSESDVSNKNRHSRSISGTQTYHINTDTSVNVVSKLEPAEVKDVLVCFLFVLKYSSQDQLISWWRYCTEPEIVAFFKIIELSLQEFRYMGRRYIVEETLAANNRDNVQPTSTTTTKKSMTLPARMQPPSEFNVDTTANLNCQTQISQLTPPILSSNGTGSIGRVENLKKDNSTSDDNMAFRVQSEANLTAEVGLVVLDALSSYCVHFKDTLMAYNGENDIMESVFSTLMAFLCIPQSTSVCGHVFATLRSFINNFSCVLFKGTAHLVGKLCSQLLNGCNSRSSKVRQESCAALYLLMRSNFELSSSNITRVHLQTVIAVSQLLGDLTSAGLNNSRFQESLSLINSYANSDKVMKNTGFPMQVKDLTRRVRTVLMATARMKDLNHDPEMLADLQHSLANSYASTPELRLTWLQTMARNHDENGDFSEAACCRLHIAALVAQYRKLKGTQSWGAEAFGKISSNIARDETGLQLDSGGGSVAANDTLYGEQALLERLEACAVSLRRAELYECFGELYKLVIPVYEHRKDYHALADCYRTVGNAYDTAVSARQSGRRMLGRYYRVTLFGQAYFGDQHGVEFVYKEPKLTPLSDISERLLCQYGDKFGRDNVRIIMDSNTISISELDAKFAYIQITHVVPYHGEKYMEIDNDSISEFERNHDIDSFVFETPFTLGGGQSQSGPREQWKRQTIIKTEYKFPYVKKRLRVCARREIEQCPIQVAIDEMCQRVRELRQTVSAQPTDVKKLQLRLQGSVCVQVNAGPLAYARAFLEPQAVLELQADKVQDLKDTFREFISACFDALKLNRMLVSSDQIEYQDVMQENFLKMCRELSECIESDSLWRDVLQSCTSPGNDSRTLFTAISGASQDSSNA is encoded by the exons ATGGGAGAGAGAAAATTCACCAAAGGTTTAGGGCGGCCAGGAATGGCAGCTCAACTTCGAGAAACTGTATCTCAAGTTGTCCGTGATAGCTCAAATAAC caaaaatgttttcaagtaGATCCATTAGACTTTGAAGACTATATTACCAAGAACCAAACAGTTTTTCAGAATGATCCTCAAAGagaattattactttatccTTCTGATGATGTTTCT caAGTGGTACTACCAAGAAGATATCGTACTATGGACCCCAGTATTCCTTCAAATGCAGACACTACAGATTGCTCACTTTTAACAAAAAGATGTATAGAAAGTTACTTATCAAACTGGAATgttatacactataaatataGTGCATATTCAGGATCATATATTCAATTTCCATCaga ggtatttaaaaatgacgaTTTCAAAGAAGAAATTTATGAGATTGACACAGATCTAGATGGATTAGATaaa gattggaaaacaataaaaaacgatAGTGCTTTATTCAAACAAGGGTATTTGTATAAAGGTCCGGATGGTGGAGGAGGCGCCTCAGAACGAATGTTTGCTAATTTAGCTGGTTCAAAATCATTCAAACGACGTTATTGCATATtgaa acaaCAAGTGGATGGcacatatatattagaagTTTATAAAGATGATAAAAAAGGTGATACCAAAGCAACAATTGTTATGGATTTATGTGACAAAGTAATTcgg aatagTAAAAAAGGccgattttgttttgaattacgGATGGCTGATACTGACAAAAGCTATTGTTTAGCTTCAGATACAGAGCCTGAACTTATGGATTGGATGACCAAATTACAATTAGCCTTGCAGCATAATAGTGACAAACGAGAAGATAAAGTACcagaaaataata AAGAAATCACTCCTAGTGACAAGAACATGCCAATTATACCACCTAATGATAGTTTTGGTACATTAAAAGGGTTAGAACATAGTGTAAATCCTCAGTTGATGAGATACGCAAGAGAAACCGATTCGTTAAATGCACATGTACGTCAAGAAAATAGAAGAAGAATTTTTGCAGTTTATCCATTTGTAcaacaa CCTAGTAGTTATATTAGACAAGATGTTTTAAATCAACCAGCTGATACTATATCAGAACCATACAAAGAAAAATTTGGCCAGAGAGTTTTAATTGAATGCCAAGCATTGAGCTTTCgattacaaataaacaatgatGAAAACAACGGTTCCGCAAATCAA GTTGAAccatattttacaacaatggCATTGTTTGATGTACGTtctggtaaaaaaatatctgaagATTTCCATTTTGATATTAACCATGACAGTATGACAAACCTACTTAATCATGATAATCAAATTGACGGTCATAAGTTTATTGAGatatcaaaaaattgtaaagtgACAAAGAATTggttattcaaacaaaaacaa gcaATAATGTGTATCTCAAAACCTCATTCAGATATATTCTTAGTTTTAAGAATAGATAAAGTACTTCAAGGTAGTATTGTACGTGTTTCTGAACCGTACATTAAAGCAACAAcgaataataaagataacggtttaaaagtattcaaagctgttaaaaatatttgtcaaaG gttagGTAATTACCGAATGCCATTCGCTTGGTGTGCTCGACCTTTGTTTCGATTATATAGTTGTGAACTAGATACGTCTTCCGATTATATGACATTGTATAGACAGGAGCTTTCTAAACTAGGAGATGatgatatgattaaaatactaatggaATATCGCAA acctgaaaaaatgaacaaatgtGTTATAATTCCTGGTCATgtccaaataaaaattcaacagtTAACCAGTCTTCCAGAAA atgtattGACTACATGTTGGACTGCAGTTAAACCTTTTCCTACTCCACCTAGTCGAGATCATCCAATCATTGAAATTGCAGAATTATACCCAGAAGCGCATCCACAAACaacttatattaatcatatttatgtgtatccACTGTCTTTGGCATTCGATACACAAAAGCATATTCCTCGAGCTCGAAACATTACATGTATGGTTCAACTATTTGATAGTGATAATATTGACTCTAAGCCTATtaag tgtatttatGGAACACACGGTCAATTATTGAGTTCCATGTGTACTAATGTCTTATACCATAGTACAAATCCAATTTGGtatgatgaaattaaaataagacttCCAGTACACATAACTCCAAAACATCACCTATTGTTTACTTTCAAACATATTTCGGTAGATGGTTCACGTAAAAAGCAATCAAATATTTCAGTAGAAACAATAGTGGGATACTCATGGCTACCTCTTATCTTCAAatctaa aatcaacGTGGATACCAAATGTTTACCCGTATCTGTTGGTTTACCAGCTGGGTATTTATCAGTACAGCCATTTGGTCTTGGAAAAGGA taTTGTGGGCCAGAAGTGTGTTGGATAGACGGACAAAAGcctttattttcattcaagTGCCATTTGTTATCCAGTATTTATTCATCAGATAATCATATGCAAAACCTTTTTGCACATGCAGAACGTTTGGAACATAGTAAAATAACTACCATCATACCCCCTGAAACGgaaacatgtaaaatattaaaa GCATCGCACgcaattgatttaatttctgTAATCAACTTTTTACCAACATTATTCAATCAGTTATTTAATCTGCTGGCATTTACTTCTTGTGCCAATATtgcaagtaatataattaggttATTGGTTCATATAGTAGATTCAATTCAAGAATCTGGTCGATGTgacatattaaacatttacataaaG tatGTTTTTACTACTCCTGCAACAAATACACCTAATAACACTGTGCACGATCAACTCCTAGCTCATTTACCAAGTTTACTGAATCCGGATAATacagattttttattaatcaataaatttctaGTCAACTCAAACTTTTTCTTTCAAATTGTGATAAAGAGTATGGgacaatatttattgacatCAAACAGAATTAag atgCGTCGTAATGAAAGGTTTTCTTCTGAATATCAGTCTCGTGTTCATCATATGTTAATAGAAGTACTATTGCCATATATCACGCTTAAACACAAAGAAATGCCATCACAAGTCGCCAAGTTGAATATGGCTACTGGTCATTTCTTAAAGAAATGTTTGACATTCATGGACCGGGGATTCGTATTTCGactgataaatgtatatattaataccatGTCAACTTGTGATTCAACTTTTGTTAGAAGTGCAAAGTTATTATTCATGAAGATAGTTATATCACACGAACACTATGTCTCATTTAATTTACCAGTCCAAAATGGGCAAACGCCACAAGGATGGTCACCACATTCTCAATACTACATGTCAGATGAATATTGTCGTCATCATTTCTTAACGGCAATATTGTTGCGTGAAGTTTCAAATTCGTTTTGCTTGCCATATGAATACCGTCACTCAGCTATTGCATGTTTTCGTGATTTACTTGCCAAACATGAACTTGATGATCGATATCAATctaag gGACAAATGGCCCGAATTGCATCATTGTATTTACCTTGGCTCGGAGTTGTTATAGAAAACATTGGTCGCTTAGATTATAGAAAACGAATAGTTAATCAAATCAAGCGTCCTATACATTTATCTTCCCCGAG aCCTAAAAACCTTCCTAATGATATTGGTCCAAGAATGTCTTTGAACTTGAGAGATTCTACATATTTTGCAGCCATCGCTAGTCACT taacaccatctaaaaaattaatcaacctGGATCATCAACAACATGAAAAACTGATTAAAACTGAttctaatttaagtataaattccTGTGCTTCCAATTTATCTTCTCCCGATCGAACAAATTctttgtcaatattttcacAAGAAACAGCCATTAGAAAAAATTCTTACGTGTCTGAATCGgatgtttcaaataaaaatcgtcATTCTAGATCTATTAGTGGCACACAAACATATCACATTAATACAGACACCTCAGTAAATGTAGTAAGCAAATTGGAACCCGCCGAAGTTAAAGATGTTCTTGtgtgttttttgtttgttttgaaatattcatcCCAAGATCAATTAATATCCTGGTGGCGTTACTGTACAGAACCAGAAATTgtagcattttttaaaattattga GTTAAGTTTACAAGAGTTTCGGTATATGGGACGCCGTTACATAGTGGAAGAAACATTAGCTGCAAATAACCGTGACAATGTTCAACCAACTTCTACAACTACTACAAAGAAATCCATGACATTACCTGCCCGAATGCAACCACCATCTGAATTTAATGTGGATACTACAGCTAATTTAAATTGTCAGACACAAATATCTCAATTAACTCCTCCCATATTAAGTAGTAATGGTACAGGCAGCATTGGTCGAGtggaaaatttaaagaaag ATAACTCGACCAGTGATGACAACATGGCATTTCGAGTACAAAGTGAAGCCAATCTTACAGCAGAAGTGGGTTTAGTTGTCCTTGATGCCCTTTCATCCtattgtgtacattttaaGGATACTTTAATGGCATACAATGGTGAAAATGATATCATGGAGAGTGTTTTTTCCACTCTCATGGCGTTCTTATGCATTCCACAATCTACATCAGTCTGTGGACATGTGTTTGCTACTCTAAGAtcgtttattaataacttttcttgtgtattatttaaag GTACTGCTCATTTAGTTGGCAAACTTTGCTCCCAATTATTAAATGGGTGTAATAGTCGGTCTTCCAAAGTAAGACAAGAATCCTGTGCTGCTCTTTATCTATTAATGCGCAGCAATTTTGAACTTTCTTCGTCAAACATTACCAGAGTTCATTTGCAAACTGTCATTGCTGTGTCACAATTGTTAGGTGACTTGACATCTGCAGGTCTTAATAACTCACGTTTTCAAGAAAGTCTCTCATTAATCAATAGTTATGCCAATAGTGAtaaagtaatgaaaaatactg GGTTTCCAATGCAAGTGAAGGATTTAACAAGACGCGTAAGGACCGTTCTGATGGCGACTGCCCGTATGAAAGATCTGAACCACGACCCCGAAATGCTGGCCGATCTCCAGCACAGTTTGGCAAACTCGTATGCGTCAACACCCGAATTGCGTTTAACTTGGTTACAGACCATGGCTCGAAATCATGATGAAAACGGAGATTTTTCAGAG GCCGCCTGTTGTAGGCTTCACATCGCGGCGCTCGTGGCTCAGTACCGGAAACTGAAGGGAACGCAGTCGTGGGGCGCTGAAGCGTTCGGGAAAATATCGTCAAACATTGCCAGGGACGAGACCGGCCTGCAGCTGGACTCCGGCGGCGGCAGCGTGGCGGCGAACGACACGCTGTACGGAGAGCAGGCCTTGCTGGAACGGCTGGAAGCGTGCGCAGTCAGTCTGCGCCGGGCCGAGCTGTACGAATGTTTCGGCGAATTGTACAAGCTGGTCATACCCGTGTACGAGCACCGCAAGGACTACCATGCGCTGGCTGACTGTTACCGGACCGTCGGCAATGCTTACGACACGGCCGTGTCAGCCCGTCAGTCGGGCCGCCGGATGCTCGGCCGTTACTATAGGGTCACGCTGTTCGGACAG gcATATTTTGGTGACCAACACGGCGttgaatttgtatataaagAACCAAAACTAACACCTTTATCGGACATATCTGAACGATTACTATGTCAATACGGTGACAAATTTGGCCGGGACAACGTACGCATAATTATGGATTCAAATAcc ATTTCCATTTCTGAATTGGACGCGAAGTTTGCTTATATACAAATCACTCACGTCGTGCCATACCATGGAGAAAAATACATGGAAATCGATAACGATTCAATTTCTGAGTTTGAACGCAATCACGACATTGATAGTTTTGTTTTCGAAACACCGTTTACACTTGGTGGCGGCCAATCTCAAAGTGGTCCGCGCGAGCAATGGAAACGACagactattataaaaa cTGAGTATAAATTTCCATATGTCAAGAAACGTTTACGGGTATGTGCTAGACGTGAAATAGAACAATGCCCTATACAAGTAGCCATAGATGAAATGTGCCAACGAGTTCGAGAATTGAGACAAACTGTTTCTGCTCAGCCAAcggatgtaaaaaaattgcaacTACGTTTACAa GGAAGTGTTTGTGTGCAAGTCAATGCCGGTCCTTTGGCATATGCTAGAGCGTTTTTGGAACCTCAAGCTGTTCTTGAGTTGCAGGCGGATAAAGTTCAAGACCTCAAAGATACGTTTAG agaaTTTATCAGCGCATGTTTTGATGCGTTGAAGTTGAATCGAATGTTAGTGTCTTCCGATCAAATTGAATATCAAGACGTAATGCAAgaaaactttttgaaaatgtgtCGGGAACTTTCAGAGTGCATTGAAAGCGATTCTTTGTGGCGAGATGTGTTACAATCTTGTACATCTCCTGGTAACGATAGTCGAACGCTGTTTACTGCAATTAGTGGTGCGAGTCAAGATTCATCAAATGCATAA
- the LOC114119689 gene encoding acyl-coenzyme A thioesterase 13-like isoform X1 produces the protein MCSNKVLDSVRKILNYSIKRGGHDRVLDKVDLISAGNGQLIAEMVVEKQHTNVLGTLHGGFTATAVDVLSSMAVLTHPRVVEDIDSAPNSGVSVDIHVSYLNSAKVGDRIVIDSETVKLGRNLAFLKVTLFRKDDNVILARGSHTKFVG, from the exons atgtgcagCAACAAAGTACTAGATTCAGTacgaaaaattttgaattattcaatCAAACGTGGTGGACATGATAGAGTTTTGGAtaag gtgGATTTAATATCAGCTGGAAATGGTCAATTAATTGCTGAGATGGTTGTTGAAAAACAACATACTAATGTTCTTGGTACCCTTCATGGAGGTTTTACAGCTACCGCTGTAGATGTTTTGTCTAGTATGGCTGTATTGACTCATCCACGAGTTGTTGAAGACATCGATTCGGCACCAAATAGTGGTGTTTCAGTTGATATTCATGTttc gtatttaaattcagCAAAAGTTGGTGACCGAATAGTTATTGATTCTGAAACTGTTAAACTTGGAAGAAATTTagcatttttaaaagtgaCATTGTTTAGGAAAGatgataatgttattttagctCGAGGTTCACACACTAAGTTTGTTGGatga